From Allofrancisella guangzhouensis, a single genomic window includes:
- the dprA gene encoding DNA-processing protein DprA: MKILTKNCLILATSPYFGNSRFNAAINNNIDLDDLINNPLHYQKQLSIRKETLDYLVEKRYLTYLEEVNKWLSSPQHSLITYLDKKYPFELKQIPNPPIVLYCLGNTDLLDTYQLAIVGARNHTSYGKNVTEKIIRELACYNITITSGLAYGIDTLAHRYALENDLKTIAVIGTGIDIIYPRSNITLHQNILSNQGLIISEFSLGTEPLRHNFPQRNRIISALSKGVLVIEAAQKSGSLITAELALEQNKEIFAIPGNIFNASSNGCNELIKQGAKLVNNASDILEELNINDNFEISNTSESAIEISDEQKAVLNSINNCLTTIDQIINNTCLPYHKISEILFELEMKSFVETVPGGYTRRQLS, encoded by the coding sequence ATGAAAATTTTAACAAAAAACTGCCTTATTTTGGCAACATCTCCTTATTTTGGCAATAGCCGTTTTAATGCAGCTATTAATAACAATATTGACTTAGATGATTTGATAAATAACCCTTTACACTATCAAAAACAATTATCTATACGTAAAGAAACTTTAGACTACTTAGTAGAAAAAAGATACTTAACATACTTAGAAGAAGTTAATAAATGGCTAAGCAGTCCACAACATTCTCTAATAACATATCTAGATAAAAAATATCCCTTTGAATTAAAGCAAATCCCTAATCCACCTATAGTGTTATACTGTTTGGGTAATACTGATTTACTTGATACTTACCAGCTAGCTATTGTTGGAGCTCGTAACCACACTAGTTATGGAAAAAACGTTACAGAAAAAATTATTAGAGAACTAGCTTGTTACAATATAACTATAACTAGTGGATTAGCCTATGGGATTGATACATTGGCACACCGGTATGCTTTGGAAAATGATCTTAAAACTATAGCTGTCATAGGTACAGGTATTGATATTATTTATCCTAGATCTAATATCACTTTACATCAAAATATCCTATCTAATCAAGGTCTTATTATTTCTGAATTTAGTCTTGGTACAGAACCTCTAAGACATAATTTCCCCCAAAGAAATAGGATAATCAGCGCTTTATCTAAAGGCGTTTTGGTAATTGAAGCAGCACAAAAAAGTGGTTCTTTAATTACTGCTGAATTAGCGCTTGAACAAAATAAAGAAATATTTGCAATCCCTGGAAACATTTTTAATGCATCAAGCAACGGCTGTAATGAGCTAATAAAACAAGGTGCAAAGTTAGTTAACAATGCCTCTGATATACTGGAAGAATTAAATATCAATGATAACTTCGAAATTAGCAATACTTCCGAGAGCGCCATAGAAATTAGTGATGAGCAAAAAGCAGTCCTTAATAGTATAAATAATTGTCTAACTACTATTGATCAGATCATTAACAATACTTGTCTACCATACCATAAAATTAGCGAAATTCTATTTGAACTAGAAATGAAATCATTTGTTGAGACAGTACCTGGTGGATACACTAGAAGACAACTGTCTTAG
- a CDS encoding MlaA family lipoprotein, with translation MKLIKSILLFSTVGITVSSCSNMKTTKDKRDPFENYNRSMYSFNDKAYDALTPVAKGYDYVMPDSVQTGIFNMFQNLLEPARVVNDMFQGQLSYAGDDSVRFLTNTTFGILGFFDVADDWFGKQMRYHQSFAVTLHKWGVYDDNEASPYVVWPLLGPGTLEDVANGVDALFNPLTYVFFFAPIGPAASYIVSWGVYGTYQINQGVAYLPAYSNLKEVSIDPYIAMRNAYLQNYDYGMAKILNQELRADSDALETDKAILGVLGYEGDDVESQMASSGNVSINKSVEPPMMLKSKLAKINEASQVDEAFDQSYSDDSKVIDLANLDGDTKVNDTDESKDVDIQLRDAKAELPGDANDVQTLIQTIKEQG, from the coding sequence ATGAAGTTGATAAAGTCTATACTATTATTTTCAACAGTTGGAATAACGGTTAGTAGTTGTTCTAATATGAAAACTACAAAGGATAAGCGAGATCCTTTTGAAAATTATAACAGAAGTATGTATTCTTTTAATGATAAAGCCTATGACGCTCTCACCCCGGTAGCCAAAGGCTATGATTATGTGATGCCAGATTCTGTACAGACGGGAATTTTTAATATGTTTCAGAACCTTCTGGAGCCTGCAAGAGTAGTCAATGATATGTTTCAAGGGCAATTAAGCTATGCTGGTGATGATAGTGTTAGGTTTTTAACAAATACAACTTTTGGAATTTTAGGCTTTTTTGATGTAGCAGATGATTGGTTCGGTAAACAAATGAGGTATCACCAGAGCTTTGCTGTAACTTTACATAAATGGGGTGTATATGATGATAATGAAGCATCTCCATATGTTGTTTGGCCACTTTTAGGTCCAGGCACTTTAGAAGATGTAGCAAACGGTGTGGATGCTTTGTTTAATCCTCTTACATATGTATTTTTCTTTGCTCCAATTGGACCAGCAGCTTCGTATATAGTAAGTTGGGGTGTATATGGAACATATCAAATCAACCAGGGAGTAGCTTATTTGCCAGCATACTCTAATTTAAAAGAAGTTTCGATAGATCCATATATAGCTATGCGTAATGCTTATTTACAAAATTATGATTATGGTATGGCAAAGATTCTTAATCAAGAATTAAGAGCAGATAGTGATGCTTTAGAGACAGATAAAGCCATACTTGGTGTTTTAGGATATGAAGGTGATGATGTAGAGTCACAGATGGCATCAAGTGGAAATGTCTCTATAAACAAATCTGTAGAGCCACCTATGATGCTTAAGAGTAAGTTAGCTAAAATAAACGAAGCTTCTCAGGTTGATGAAGCTTTTGATCAGAGCTACTCTGATGATAGCAAGGTTATTGATCTAGCTAATCTAGATGGTGATACTAAGGTAAATGATACTGATGAGTCTAAAGATGTAGACATTCAGCTTCGTGATGCGAAGGCCGAATTACCAGGTGATGCTAATGATGTACAAACCCTAATTCAAACAATCAAAGAGCAAGGCTAA
- the ubiG gene encoding bifunctional 2-polyprenyl-6-hydroxyphenol methylase/3-demethylubiquinol 3-O-methyltransferase UbiG gives MNNLDNNEVDKFSRLANGWWNPNGKLKTLHQVNPVRLEFIKQYSTLCNKKIIDIGCGGGILTESLVTTNNKVYGLDASIEAINIAKEHAKSSKVNISYTNSTIEEFVKTTDDQFDIITCMEMLEHVPDPESVIVSISKLTKQGGLFFASTLNRNLKSYLLSIVAAEYILKMVPKGTHQYSKFIKPYELTKVAEKYGFKPLEITGIHYNPITDSFKSGKNADVNYIVAFEKV, from the coding sequence ATGAATAACTTAGATAACAATGAAGTGGACAAATTTTCACGCTTAGCAAACGGTTGGTGGAATCCAAATGGCAAGCTAAAAACCTTACATCAAGTTAATCCAGTACGGTTAGAATTCATAAAACAATATTCTACTCTTTGTAATAAAAAAATTATCGATATAGGTTGCGGTGGTGGTATCCTCACAGAATCACTAGTCACAACAAACAATAAAGTTTATGGTCTAGATGCCTCAATTGAAGCCATAAATATCGCCAAAGAGCATGCTAAAAGTAGCAAAGTGAATATAAGTTATACAAATTCAACTATAGAGGAATTTGTTAAAACTACAGATGATCAATTTGATATTATAACATGTATGGAGATGTTAGAGCACGTCCCAGATCCTGAAAGTGTAATAGTTTCAATATCTAAACTTACTAAACAAGGAGGCTTATTTTTTGCCTCAACGTTGAATAGAAACCTAAAATCATATCTACTCTCGATAGTAGCAGCTGAATATATTTTAAAAATGGTTCCTAAAGGCACTCACCAATACAGTAAATTTATAAAGCCATATGAACTAACAAAAGTAGCGGAAAAATATGGTTTTAAACCTTTAGAAATAACTGGTATTCACTATAATCCTATTACTGATTCCTTTAAATCAGGTAAGAATGCTGATGTTAACTATATAGTAGCTTTTGAAAAGGTGTAA
- a CDS encoding DUF3281 family protein has product MKKILLNGCLVLSSALFLSSCTQEEVIEYQIVTDCNDQTCSIELDNVDLFRYTNMLGKKVDQVLKSEPVGDAEGTQFDITWSISGGDYATAQQMSDAGLAACENDVCSDIANPTGYVFDEGGSHQISVIGTVTYKDGRTQQISENTTVDLAHLTSVLYEIPTGSTKTADEIATAFGNYSGNKGGVATVTAEDGKLRFTCETGYHVTRQMVELAPGSQIYSGWGSNRSVSFDANDEQWEESFSIRNNYEYSAFSTVYNITAAGCIAD; this is encoded by the coding sequence ATGAAAAAAATATTGTTAAATGGTTGTTTAGTATTGTCATCAGCATTATTTTTAAGTAGCTGTACTCAAGAAGAGGTGATTGAGTATCAGATAGTTACAGACTGTAATGATCAAACATGTAGTATAGAATTAGATAATGTTGACCTATTTAGATATACAAATATGCTAGGTAAAAAAGTTGACCAAGTGCTAAAATCAGAGCCTGTAGGAGATGCTGAAGGAACACAATTTGATATAACATGGAGTATATCAGGTGGTGATTATGCTACAGCACAGCAAATGTCAGATGCTGGCTTAGCAGCATGTGAGAATGATGTATGCTCAGATATAGCTAATCCTACAGGTTATGTATTTGACGAAGGTGGTTCTCATCAAATAAGTGTTATAGGTACTGTAACTTATAAAGATGGTAGGACTCAACAAATTAGTGAAAATACAACTGTCGACCTGGCTCATCTAACTTCAGTTTTATATGAAATTCCAACAGGATCGACAAAAACAGCAGATGAAATAGCAACAGCATTTGGTAATTATAGTGGTAATAAAGGTGGTGTAGCAACAGTTACAGCAGAGGATGGTAAGTTAAGATTTACTTGTGAAACTGGTTATCATGTTACTCGACAAATGGTTGAACTTGCTCCTGGATCACAAATTTATAGTGGATGGGGATCGAATCGAAGTGTAAGTTTTGACGCAAATGATGAGCAATGGGAAGAAAGTTTCAGCATAAGGAATAATTATGAATATAGTGCCTTTTCTACTGTATATAACATTACAGCAGCTGGCTGTATAGCAGACTAG
- a CDS encoding DUF3281 family protein codes for MKKVFLNYSIMFSLTLFLGGCGSSEDVSRYGIVTDCSGVVCSIAVDNINLIRYTNLLGKTVDHIVKEEPVQGLADDIVWVINGGQYATNTQLSNHNLTQCADQVCTDTTNPTGYVFDSLGPKEISVSGTVVNSDGATQEINLGKSFTVEMGDPRIISEVMTGLYYRFTVDIEDTGIPGNATFAWKVNGTQVGTGQEVEYLFPEEGVEYTVTLEVSVDGTVVATAIENITTGKAGQPVLSSQQTGSNPLKWTIVANTTGTVIDDSWTKQWLVDGNIVSGEATNTLAYAFPLTSTVYTVEYIATKDGQTRQAITALTTASAIAPVIQGSSVVGDSLVYNLTATLQNTGITDEWTLKWGSNPSAIFTDVATSQTQVTFGSYDTVYTVSLTATPPSATITPVTVAITIDTGSAPAYTQAIYIVDSTTGTTAQAVANYYNSTVGLPGGVASIAASGDNLIFMCKSGYEIAGVAATLATGSFTEGNRGLQPVRTPTAYSSVLYISNNASLSSVSVLGEAAYNGFDLGGETYAWGVNCYVSNS; via the coding sequence ATGAAAAAAGTATTTTTAAATTACAGCATAATGTTCTCATTAACACTATTTTTAGGTGGCTGTGGCTCGTCAGAAGATGTAAGTAGGTACGGTATAGTTACAGATTGTAGCGGAGTTGTGTGTAGTATTGCGGTAGATAATATTAATCTAATTAGATATACAAATTTACTGGGTAAAACTGTAGACCATATAGTAAAAGAAGAGCCAGTACAGGGTTTAGCAGATGATATAGTGTGGGTTATAAATGGTGGGCAATACGCTACGAATACACAGCTTTCTAATCATAATCTAACACAGTGTGCTGACCAAGTGTGTACAGATACAACTAACCCAACAGGATATGTGTTTGATTCTTTGGGACCAAAAGAAATAAGTGTGTCAGGAACGGTGGTCAATTCAGATGGTGCAACACAAGAGATAAACTTAGGAAAAAGTTTCACTGTGGAAATGGGTGACCCAAGAATAATTTCTGAAGTAATGACTGGGTTATATTATAGATTTACGGTAGATATTGAAGATACAGGAATACCCGGTAATGCTACTTTTGCATGGAAGGTGAATGGTACTCAAGTAGGAACGGGACAAGAAGTAGAATATTTGTTTCCAGAAGAAGGAGTTGAGTATACAGTAACTTTGGAAGTATCTGTAGATGGTACGGTAGTAGCTACAGCGATAGAGAATATAACAACAGGTAAAGCTGGCCAGCCAGTGTTATCAAGCCAACAAACAGGTAGTAACCCACTAAAGTGGACGATAGTAGCGAATACTACAGGCACAGTTATAGATGACAGTTGGACTAAGCAATGGTTGGTAGATGGAAATATTGTATCAGGAGAGGCTACTAATACGTTGGCATATGCATTCCCTTTAACTTCAACAGTCTATACTGTTGAATATATAGCTACTAAAGATGGTCAAACAAGGCAAGCTATAACAGCTCTGACAACAGCATCAGCTATAGCACCAGTTATACAAGGATCATCAGTTGTTGGTGACAGCTTGGTCTATAACTTAACAGCAACTTTACAGAATACAGGTATAACTGATGAATGGACGTTAAAGTGGGGCTCAAACCCAAGTGCTATATTTACAGACGTCGCAACATCACAGACACAAGTTACCTTTGGTAGTTATGATACAGTATATACTGTATCATTAACAGCAACTCCACCATCAGCAACTATTACTCCTGTAACTGTTGCTATTACTATTGATACAGGTTCAGCGCCAGCATATACACAAGCTATATATATTGTTGACTCTACTACAGGAACCACAGCACAAGCTGTTGCTAATTATTATAACAGTACAGTAGGATTACCAGGCGGTGTGGCTAGTATCGCAGCTAGCGGTGATAACTTAATTTTTATGTGTAAAAGTGGTTATGAAATAGCTGGAGTTGCTGCAACTTTAGCGACAGGATCATTTACAGAGGGCAATCGGGGGTTACAACCAGTACGCACCCCAACTGCCTATAGTTCAGTGTTGTATATCTCGAATAATGCCTCTCTTTCAAGCGTTTCTGTACTTGGTGAAGCGGCATATAATGGATTCGATTTGGGTGGTGAAACATATGCGTGGGGGGTTAATTGCTATGTAAGCAATAGCTAA
- the prmC gene encoding peptide chain release factor N(5)-glutamine methyltransferase — MSSNLTISNLIKENLAKFKFSDIATTRFDVQAIVCEVLGVDKTYLYMYPDKILNVQQIQDIEQKVLRLSQGEPLAYILGYKYFWKQKLFVTKDTLIPRADTEVLVQAVLKDIDKIIIADANQEFFNYKSYAKLKILDLGTGAGAIALALASELPNSQIIAVDLSEKVLEVAQRNAIVNNINNVNFIKSNWYQALGPERFDIIVSNPPYIDHDDSSIDSEVKRYEPKSALFAGDKGLADIKTIVNQASKFLMSGGRIYLEHGFTQSKAVVRLLQENNFSDTKTIKDLNSKDRCTVGQNL, encoded by the coding sequence ATGAGCAGTAATCTAACAATTTCTAACCTGATAAAAGAAAACCTAGCAAAATTTAAATTTAGTGATATTGCTACAACTAGGTTTGATGTTCAGGCTATAGTTTGCGAAGTCTTGGGGGTAGATAAGACTTATTTGTATATGTATCCAGATAAAATCTTGAATGTTCAACAAATTCAAGATATTGAGCAGAAAGTTTTACGATTAAGTCAAGGTGAGCCATTAGCTTACATATTGGGATATAAGTACTTTTGGAAACAAAAATTATTTGTAACTAAAGATACGCTTATTCCTAGAGCAGATACTGAAGTTTTAGTGCAAGCAGTCTTGAAGGATATCGATAAAATAATCATTGCAGATGCTAATCAAGAGTTTTTTAACTATAAGTCTTATGCCAAATTAAAAATATTAGATTTAGGCACAGGCGCAGGGGCAATTGCTTTAGCACTAGCAAGCGAGTTACCAAATAGCCAAATAATAGCTGTTGATTTATCTGAAAAGGTTTTAGAAGTTGCTCAGAGGAATGCTATAGTAAATAATATTAATAACGTTAATTTTATTAAAAGTAATTGGTATCAAGCTTTAGGACCAGAAAGGTTTGATATCATAGTGTCGAATCCACCTTATATAGATCATGATGATAGTAGCATCGATTCTGAAGTGAAAAGATATGAACCTAAGTCAGCACTTTTTGCTGGTGATAAAGGACTAGCTGATATAAAGACTATAGTTAATCAAGCATCAAAGTTTTTAATGTCTGGAGGGAGAATTTATCTAGAGCATGGATTTACTCAGTCAAAAGCTGTAGTAAGGCTACTACAAGAAAATAATTTTTCAGACACCAAAACTATAAAAGATTTGAATAGTAAGGATAGATGTACAGTTGGACAGAATTTATAA
- the prfA gene encoding peptide chain release factor 1, whose amino-acid sequence MKDSIKSKLQSLVERHEEVSALLSDASIISSQNKFRDLSKEYSNLEPVVKAFKEYSQVQEDKQVAQEMLNERDQELVEMAREELKLAETKIVELEEALQILLLPSDPNDNANVFLEIRAGTGGDEASIFSGDLFRMYSKYAEQKGWKIEVISASEGEHGGYKEIITKINGEGVYSHLKFESGAHRVQRVPATESQGRIHTSACTVAVMPEVDEVEGIDINPADLKVDTFRASGAGGQHVNKTDSAIRITHIPTGVVVECQEQRSQHKNRAAAMSMLKAKLLQAEIDKQQKEQSDTRRNLVGSGDRSERIRTYNYPQGRITDHRINLTLYKLDEIMEGHLDSVIQPLVLEHQADLLATMSDEQ is encoded by the coding sequence ATGAAAGATTCTATAAAATCAAAATTACAAAGTCTTGTAGAAAGGCATGAGGAAGTAAGCGCATTACTTAGTGATGCTAGTATTATTTCAAGCCAAAATAAGTTTAGAGATTTGTCAAAAGAATATTCTAACTTGGAGCCAGTTGTTAAGGCTTTCAAAGAATATTCTCAAGTGCAAGAAGACAAGCAAGTAGCGCAAGAAATGTTAAATGAGAGGGATCAAGAATTAGTTGAGATGGCAAGAGAAGAATTAAAACTTGCTGAAACTAAAATCGTAGAGCTTGAGGAAGCTCTACAAATATTGCTGTTGCCAAGTGATCCTAATGATAACGCTAACGTGTTTTTAGAAATAAGAGCGGGCACTGGTGGTGATGAGGCTTCTATATTTTCTGGAGATTTATTTAGGATGTATTCTAAATATGCGGAGCAAAAAGGCTGGAAAATAGAGGTTATATCAGCTAGTGAAGGTGAGCATGGTGGTTATAAAGAAATAATCACAAAAATAAATGGTGAAGGTGTATACTCGCACCTTAAGTTTGAATCTGGAGCCCATAGAGTGCAACGTGTTCCAGCTACTGAATCACAGGGTAGAATACATACTTCAGCATGTACTGTAGCTGTTATGCCAGAAGTTGATGAGGTTGAGGGTATCGATATTAATCCGGCGGATTTAAAAGTTGATACTTTTCGAGCTTCAGGGGCAGGGGGACAGCACGTTAACAAAACTGATTCTGCGATTAGAATAACACATATACCAACAGGTGTTGTTGTTGAGTGTCAAGAGCAGCGTTCACAACACAAAAACCGTGCAGCCGCTATGTCAATGCTAAAAGCTAAGCTTTTACAAGCTGAGATAGACAAACAGCAAAAAGAACAATCAGATACGCGTAGAAATTTAGTTGGTAGTGGTGATAGATCAGAGAGAATTAGAACTTATAACTACCCTCAAGGAAGAATTACTGATCATCGAATTAATCTTACATTATATAAACTTGATGAAATAATGGAAGGTCATTTAGATAGTGTAATTCAACCATTAGTTTTAGAGCATCAGGCTGATCTTTTAGCTACTATGTCAGATGAGCAGTAA
- a CDS encoding glutamyl-tRNA reductase: MALISLAIDYKKSPIEVRSEFSLAGYGAKELYNSMLEIDNVCHAVILSTCNRTEIYLEISDLKVVDAVLVWWQTYVRDSKYALKDYFKLRQGTEVIRHLMKLACGLESMVLGEPQILGQVKDSYTLSKQNGALGKELDRVFQKVFATAKKVRSETRIGHCPVSVAFSAISLAKKQLDNISIKKVLIIGAGQTGELLFRHVTALTPKHIMLTNRSLDKAQKITRTFANATAHTLDQLPELLKEADIIIAAVTIKQYIVTPVDLDSKPRVFIDISIPRAIDPNVGSIGQNIYYCVDDIHIVMEEGKDKRKSESTRAQKIIVRSLEEYLEKEKSIISNTAIKELFDKADDIVDISLERSLSKIRNGKDAEEIIKRFAYEIKKKVLHYPVMGMKEASKEGRKDCLVCMKRMFGLNMEK, encoded by the coding sequence ATGGCATTAATATCTTTAGCAATTGATTATAAAAAATCTCCCATAGAAGTACGTAGTGAGTTTTCATTAGCAGGCTATGGAGCCAAGGAGTTATACAACTCTATGCTTGAAATAGATAATGTTTGTCATGCTGTAATTTTGTCAACGTGCAACCGTACAGAGATTTACCTTGAAATATCTGATTTAAAAGTTGTTGATGCTGTTTTGGTGTGGTGGCAAACTTATGTAAGAGATTCAAAATATGCTCTTAAAGATTATTTTAAACTAAGGCAAGGTACAGAAGTTATAAGACACCTTATGAAGCTTGCTTGTGGTTTAGAATCAATGGTGCTGGGTGAGCCACAAATATTAGGACAGGTTAAAGATTCATACACTCTTAGTAAGCAAAATGGTGCTTTAGGTAAAGAGTTAGATAGGGTGTTTCAGAAAGTTTTTGCTACAGCTAAAAAAGTCCGTAGTGAAACAAGGATAGGGCATTGTCCAGTTTCTGTAGCCTTTTCAGCTATTTCTTTAGCTAAAAAACAACTAGATAATATTTCAATTAAAAAGGTTTTGATTATAGGAGCAGGTCAGACAGGAGAACTTCTATTTAGACATGTCACAGCTTTGACTCCAAAACATATCATGCTTACTAATAGAAGTTTAGATAAAGCACAGAAGATTACTCGAACTTTTGCTAATGCTACAGCGCATACTTTAGACCAGTTGCCAGAATTACTTAAAGAAGCTGACATAATCATTGCTGCAGTTACTATAAAACAATATATTGTTACTCCAGTAGATTTAGATTCTAAGCCTAGGGTCTTTATAGACATATCAATTCCTAGAGCTATAGACCCTAATGTTGGAAGTATTGGACAAAACATATACTACTGCGTTGATGATATACATATAGTGATGGAAGAAGGTAAAGATAAACGTAAATCTGAAAGTACAAGAGCGCAAAAAATTATAGTCAGATCATTAGAGGAATACTTAGAGAAAGAAAAATCTATTATATCGAACACAGCGATTAAAGAATTATTTGATAAGGCTGATGATATAGTTGATATTTCATTAGAAAGAAGCTTATCTAAAATTAGAAATGGTAAAGATGCCGAAGAGATAATAAAAAGATTTGCCTATGAAATTAAGAAAAAAGTTTTACACTACCCGGTTATGGGAATGAAAGAGGCTTCAAAAGAAGGCAGAAAAGATTGCCTTGTATGTATGAAACGAATGTTTGGTTTAAACATGGAAAAATAA
- a CDS encoding YfgM family protein has protein sequence MENLFKKQTQALYTIIGVVVVAIFCIIAFQHYNSGNNQKMLEASESYQKALIASENPDNPPDTKIANFENVANTYPATSFGIFASWNIVNLYTTPTNLNLKKEISDTDYKKAIDALIKSADANPKDSLTDITKTRLAKLYLETNQPDKAIETLNSLKSLQNNAYPLMLLGQAYKQKGNITKAIEIWQKATQDPNATPEFKQIITQFINNSN, from the coding sequence ATTGAAAATCTATTTAAAAAGCAGACTCAAGCTTTGTACACTATCATTGGAGTAGTAGTTGTTGCTATTTTTTGCATTATAGCATTTCAACATTATAATTCTGGGAATAACCAGAAAATGCTAGAAGCATCTGAAAGCTACCAAAAGGCGCTTATAGCAAGCGAAAACCCAGATAACCCTCCGGATACTAAAATAGCTAACTTTGAGAATGTGGCAAATACCTATCCAGCTACAAGTTTTGGTATATTTGCAAGTTGGAATATAGTAAATTTATATACTACACCAACTAATTTAAACTTAAAAAAAGAAATCAGCGATACTGATTACAAAAAAGCAATCGATGCTTTAATAAAAAGTGCTGACGCCAATCCTAAAGATAGCTTAACGGATATCACAAAAACTAGATTAGCTAAACTTTATCTAGAGACCAACCAACCAGATAAAGCTATCGAAACTCTTAATAGCTTAAAGTCTTTACAAAATAATGCTTATCCTCTAATGTTATTAGGGCAAGCATATAAGCAAAAAGGTAATATAACCAAAGCTATTGAAATTTGGCAAAAAGCTACTCAAGATCCTAATGCTACACCGGAGTTCAAACAAATAATCACTCAATTTATAAATAATTCAAACTAA
- the bamB gene encoding outer membrane protein assembly factor BamB, producing MNRLLNINYFITLLILAILTTSCSKSNVPPPTPLEEKPPQQTYINVKWQTNTGNGNGGMGNYNLAPTYTEDSIFVPNENGLVYALDAKTGKVIWQKDTNTNLSAQPNYIANAIILGSIKGDLIALDTETGLTLWHTHIPSSLLSQPTIYDSIVYTYTHDGSISAIDAKDGEKKWNVLNNIPEITLPTNSSPIVLNNTVMIGSAFGTVLGFTAQDGDRTINIPIAIAHGSSPADKMVDITANPMLYGDYLIFASYQGAIVALDKDNGKMLWAKKSSIINNMTINDGIIFTTQSDSSLKAFDIQNGDTTWTQDILKWRKITGPIYYKGLIVVADYQGYLHFFNSLNGEYLGRFKLTPESKIFDYGISGQLIPTEEGIIIQAEDGTIYLVDAYSDKVIYDSILSDYKIDRGTEIKRIYPVKTEEPAVKDNGVATNINENNHQTKGLKVKVIIGDFSQDKQE from the coding sequence ATGAATAGGTTATTAAATATTAACTATTTTATTACTCTTTTAATATTGGCTATCTTAACTACTAGTTGCTCTAAAAGTAACGTGCCGCCCCCAACGCCTTTAGAAGAAAAGCCTCCTCAACAAACTTATATAAATGTAAAGTGGCAAACTAATACCGGTAATGGTAATGGTGGAATGGGTAACTATAATCTTGCACCAACGTATACCGAAGACTCTATATTTGTACCTAATGAAAATGGCTTAGTGTATGCTCTAGATGCCAAAACTGGTAAAGTAATTTGGCAAAAAGATACTAATACAAATTTATCAGCTCAACCAAACTATATAGCCAATGCTATAATTTTAGGCTCAATTAAAGGCGACCTAATTGCTCTTGATACAGAAACCGGCTTAACATTATGGCATACACATATACCAAGTAGCTTACTATCACAACCAACTATTTATGACAGTATTGTTTATACCTACACACATGATGGTTCTATATCAGCAATTGACGCTAAAGATGGTGAAAAAAAATGGAATGTTCTTAATAACATTCCAGAGATCACATTACCCACCAACTCTTCTCCTATAGTCCTTAATAACACTGTTATGATTGGTTCAGCTTTTGGTACTGTTCTTGGCTTTACTGCTCAAGATGGTGATAGAACTATCAACATACCTATTGCCATAGCTCATGGTTCTTCACCTGCAGATAAAATGGTCGATATAACTGCCAATCCTATGCTATATGGCGACTATCTAATATTTGCCTCGTACCAAGGAGCAATCGTAGCTCTAGATAAAGATAATGGTAAAATGCTATGGGCAAAAAAATCTTCTATAATTAATAATATGACTATTAATGATGGGATAATTTTTACCACCCAAAGTGACAGCTCACTAAAGGCTTTTGATATACAAAATGGTGATACAACATGGACTCAAGACATACTTAAATGGCGCAAAATCACTGGACCAATATACTATAAAGGTTTGATCGTAGTAGCTGATTACCAGGGGTATCTACACTTTTTTAACTCTTTAAATGGCGAATACTTGGGTAGGTTTAAATTAACTCCTGAAAGTAAAATTTTTGACTACGGCATTTCCGGACAGCTAATTCCAACCGAGGAAGGAATTATTATACAAGCTGAAGATGGAACTATATATCTAGTAGATGCATATAGTGATAAAGTTATATATGATAGTATTCTTAGTGACTACAAAATTGATAGGGGCACAGAAATTAAGAGAATTTATCCAGTAAAAACTGAAGAACCTGCCGTTAAAGATAATGGTGTAGCCACAAATATAAATGAAAATAATCATCAAACAAAAGGTTTAAAAGTTAAAGTAATAATCGGCGATTTTAGCCAAGATAAGCAGGAATAA